One Mycolicibacterium fortuitum subsp. fortuitum genomic window carries:
- a CDS encoding RND family transporter, whose amino-acid sequence MSTHDAPTDAFPVTGPPRHAQHGGIAKWIRRLAVPIIIGWIALIGVLNTIVPQLEEVGKMRSVSMTPDQAPSMIAMKRVGEVFQEFKSNSSVMVVLEGDEPLDIKAHDYYDEVVDKLEADKAHVEHVQDFWGDPLTASGAQSADGKSSYVQVYTAGNQGEALANESVEAVQKIVESVTPPPGVKAYVTGPAALAADQHIAGDRSMKLIEALTFTVIIIMLLLVYRSIVTVILTLVMVVLSLSAARGVIAFLGYYNIIGLSTFATNLLVTLAIAAATDYAIFLIGRYQEARSVGEDRESAYYTMFHGTAHVVLGSGLTIAGATLCLHFTNLPYFRSLGIPLAIGMVMVVLAALTLGSAIITVATKFGKTLEPKRAMRTRGWRKVGAAVVRWPGPILIATIALSLIGLLTLPGYRTNYNDRKYLPPDLPANTGYAASDRHFSQARMNPELLLIESDHDLRNPADFLVVDRIAKRIFQVPGISRVQAITRPQGTPIEHTSIPFQISMQGTTQMMNMKYMQDRMKDMLKMADEMQTTVDTMEQMLKLVKEMSDTTHSMVGKMHEMVTDVAEMRDHIADFDDFFRPIRNYLYWEPHCYNIPMCWSIRSIFDTLDGIDTMTDDIQKLMPDMDRLDELMPQMLTIMPPMIATMKNMKNMMLTMQATMGGLQDQMEAMMENQTAMGQAFDASKNDDSFYLPPETFDNPDFKRGMKMFLSPDGHAVRFIISHEGDPMSPEGISHIDAIKQAAKEAIKGTPLEGSKIYLGGTASTFKDMQEGANWDLMIAGIAALCLIFIIMLILTRSVVAAAVIVGTVVLSLGASFGLSVLIWQHLVGLELHWMVIAMAVIVLLAVGADYNLLLVSRFKEEIHAGLNTGIIRAMGGTGSVVTSAGLVFAFTMMSMAVSELAVIGQVGTTIGLGLLFDTLVIRSFMTPSIAALMGKWFWWPQQVRQRPLPAPWPTPVQRDPQDSLV is encoded by the coding sequence ATGAGCACCCACGACGCCCCGACCGACGCCTTCCCGGTCACCGGGCCGCCGAGGCACGCCCAGCACGGCGGGATCGCCAAGTGGATCCGGCGCCTGGCCGTGCCGATCATCATCGGCTGGATCGCCCTCATCGGCGTACTGAACACGATCGTGCCCCAGCTCGAAGAGGTGGGGAAGATGCGCTCGGTGTCGATGACCCCCGACCAGGCACCGTCGATGATCGCCATGAAGCGCGTCGGCGAGGTGTTCCAGGAGTTCAAGTCCAACAGCTCGGTCATGGTCGTGCTCGAGGGCGACGAGCCGCTAGACATCAAGGCGCACGACTACTACGACGAGGTTGTCGACAAGCTCGAAGCCGACAAGGCGCACGTCGAGCACGTTCAAGATTTCTGGGGCGACCCGCTGACCGCCTCAGGCGCCCAGAGCGCCGACGGCAAGTCCTCCTACGTGCAGGTCTACACCGCCGGTAACCAGGGCGAGGCACTGGCCAACGAATCGGTCGAGGCCGTCCAGAAGATCGTCGAGAGCGTCACCCCGCCGCCTGGGGTCAAGGCGTATGTGACGGGTCCGGCCGCGTTGGCCGCCGACCAGCACATCGCAGGTGACCGCAGTATGAAGCTGATCGAGGCGCTGACCTTCACGGTCATCATCATCATGCTGCTTCTGGTCTACCGTTCCATCGTCACGGTGATCCTCACGCTGGTGATGGTGGTGCTGTCGCTTTCCGCGGCACGCGGCGTGATCGCATTCCTGGGCTACTACAACATCATCGGCCTCTCGACGTTCGCCACCAACCTGTTGGTGACGCTGGCCATCGCGGCGGCTACCGACTACGCGATCTTCCTGATCGGTCGATATCAAGAGGCTCGAAGCGTAGGTGAAGACCGAGAGTCGGCCTACTACACCATGTTTCACGGCACCGCGCATGTGGTGCTGGGTTCGGGCCTGACCATCGCCGGCGCCACCTTGTGCCTGCACTTCACGAATCTGCCGTATTTCCGGTCGCTCGGTATCCCGCTGGCCATCGGCATGGTGATGGTGGTACTCGCCGCACTAACTCTTGGTTCCGCCATCATCACTGTGGCCACCAAGTTCGGTAAGACGCTGGAACCCAAGCGCGCCATGCGGACCCGCGGCTGGCGCAAAGTGGGAGCGGCCGTGGTGCGCTGGCCCGGCCCGATCCTGATCGCCACCATTGCGCTGTCACTGATCGGTCTGTTGACCCTGCCCGGCTACCGGACCAACTACAACGACCGCAAGTACCTGCCGCCGGACCTGCCCGCCAACACCGGCTACGCCGCATCCGATCGCCACTTCTCGCAGGCCCGGATGAACCCCGAACTGCTGCTGATCGAAAGCGATCACGACCTTCGCAACCCGGCTGACTTCCTGGTAGTCGACCGAATCGCCAAACGAATCTTCCAGGTGCCCGGCATCTCTCGGGTCCAGGCCATCACGCGCCCGCAGGGAACCCCGATCGAGCACACCTCGATCCCGTTCCAGATCAGCATGCAGGGCACGACGCAGATGATGAACATGAAATACATGCAGGACCGCATGAAGGACATGTTGAAGATGGCCGACGAGATGCAGACGACTGTCGACACCATGGAGCAGATGCTCAAACTGGTGAAGGAGATGTCCGACACCACCCACAGCATGGTCGGCAAGATGCACGAAATGGTGACCGACGTGGCCGAAATGCGGGACCACATCGCCGATTTCGACGACTTCTTCCGTCCGATCCGCAACTACCTGTACTGGGAACCGCACTGCTACAACATCCCGATGTGCTGGTCGATCCGGTCGATCTTCGACACCCTCGACGGCATCGACACCATGACCGACGACATCCAGAAGCTGATGCCGGACATGGACCGTCTCGATGAGCTCATGCCCCAGATGCTCACGATCATGCCGCCGATGATCGCGACGATGAAGAACATGAAGAACATGATGCTGACCATGCAGGCCACGATGGGCGGTCTGCAAGATCAGATGGAAGCGATGATGGAGAACCAGACGGCCATGGGCCAGGCGTTCGACGCTTCCAAGAACGACGACTCGTTCTATCTGCCGCCGGAAACCTTCGACAACCCGGACTTCAAGCGCGGCATGAAGATGTTCCTGTCCCCCGACGGACATGCGGTGCGGTTCATCATCAGCCACGAGGGCGATCCGATGAGCCCAGAAGGCATCTCCCATATCGATGCGATCAAGCAGGCGGCCAAGGAGGCCATCAAGGGCACCCCGCTGGAGGGCTCCAAGATCTACCTCGGCGGTACCGCGTCCACCTTCAAGGACATGCAGGAAGGCGCCAACTGGGATCTCATGATCGCCGGGATCGCCGCGCTGTGCCTGATTTTCATCATCATGCTGATCCTGACCCGCAGCGTGGTGGCCGCGGCCGTGATCGTCGGCACCGTGGTGCTGTCACTGGGCGCCTCGTTCGGCCTGTCGGTACTGATCTGGCAGCACCTGGTCGGGCTGGAACTGCACTGGATGGTGATCGCAATGGCCGTCATCGTGCTGTTGGCCGTCGGCGCGGACTACAACCTGCTACTCGTCTCCCGGTTCAAAGAGGAGATCCATGCCGGCTTGAACACGGGCATCATCCGCGCGATGGGCGGCACCGGTTCGGTGGTCACCTCCGCGGGCCTGGTGTTCGCGTTCACCATGATGTCGATGGCGGTCAGCGAACTGGCCGTGATCGGACAGGTGGGCACCACCATCGGCCTGGGCCTGCTGTTCGACACCCTGGTCATCCGCTCGTTCATGACCCCGTCGATCGCAGCCCTGATGGGCAAGTGGTTCTGGTGGCCGCAGCAGGTGCGCCAGCGCCCGCTGCCGGCGCCGTGGCCCACTCCCGTCCAGCGTGATCCGCAGGACTCGTTGGTCTAA
- a CDS encoding ArsR/SmtB family transcription factor produces the protein MDEIFRALADPNRRRLLDSLNDNDGQSLRELCGGLSMARQSVSKHLAVLEAANLVTTLRKGRQKLHYLNAEPINAIADRWIDRYDATRVPALADLKTVLENPAVLSEFVYTTYIRTTPERLWQAITNPTFSLGYMGHAIESEWQKGSTYTWVEEGLRLDDPEQVIVESDPYQRLAFTFHTFAPELDQISPEVGDEAIGTAAAEPRSRVSFDIDPVGDHVRLTLTHDGFDPAGAVRDMISYSWPVKLSSLKSGLEQAD, from the coding sequence GTGGACGAGATCTTCAGGGCACTGGCCGACCCGAATCGGCGGCGCCTACTGGACAGCCTCAACGACAACGACGGACAGAGTCTGCGAGAACTGTGCGGCGGTCTGTCGATGGCGCGGCAGTCGGTCAGCAAGCATCTGGCGGTCCTGGAGGCCGCCAACCTGGTCACAACGCTGCGCAAGGGCAGGCAGAAACTGCACTACCTCAATGCCGAACCGATCAACGCCATCGCCGACCGCTGGATCGACCGCTATGACGCCACGAGAGTGCCGGCGTTGGCCGACCTCAAGACGGTGCTGGAGAACCCCGCAGTGCTGAGCGAGTTCGTCTACACCACCTATATCCGGACCACGCCGGAACGGCTGTGGCAGGCGATCACCAACCCGACGTTCTCCCTCGGCTACATGGGCCATGCCATCGAATCCGAATGGCAGAAGGGCTCCACCTACACGTGGGTAGAAGAAGGGCTACGCCTCGACGACCCCGAGCAGGTGATCGTCGAGTCCGACCCCTATCAGCGACTGGCCTTCACATTCCACACCTTCGCACCCGAACTGGATCAGATCTCCCCGGAGGTGGGCGACGAGGCCATCGGCACGGCGGCGGCCGAACCAAGGTCGCGCGTGTCGTTCGACATCGACCCCGTGGGGGATCATGTGCGGCTCACACTGACCCACGACGGGTTCGACCCGGCCGGCGCCGTACGCGACATGATCTCGTACAGCTGGCCGGTCAAACTGTCCAGCCTGAAGTCCGGATTGGAGCAGGCTGATTAG
- the yaaA gene encoding peroxide stress protein YaaA — translation MIVLLPPSETKRTGGDGPPVRLDVLSSPELTPLRQALIDELVTLAADPSACRTALGISAGQDAEIERNAVLRQAPTMPAIERYTGVLYDALDVSSLRGAAAARARRRLAVGSALFGLLRADDPVPAYRLSASAKLPGQPGLAKRWRPLLEPVLAEIANDELIVDLRSGSYAGLGRIPSAVRVQVLAEHADGHRTVVSHFNKAHKGHLARALVNSRSEPDSASGVAAVARRAGMNVERDGDELTVVVPA, via the coding sequence GTGATCGTGCTCCTGCCACCGTCAGAGACCAAACGCACCGGCGGGGACGGCCCCCCGGTGCGTTTGGACGTTCTGAGCTCGCCGGAGCTCACCCCGCTTCGCCAAGCCCTGATCGACGAACTGGTCACGCTCGCCGCCGACCCGTCGGCGTGCCGTACCGCCTTGGGGATCTCCGCCGGCCAGGACGCCGAGATCGAACGCAACGCCGTCCTTCGTCAGGCGCCCACGATGCCGGCCATCGAGCGCTACACCGGCGTGCTGTACGACGCCCTCGACGTGAGTTCCCTGCGCGGTGCGGCCGCCGCACGCGCCCGCCGCCGGCTGGCCGTCGGATCCGCGTTGTTCGGTCTGCTCCGCGCCGATGACCCGGTCCCCGCATACCGGTTGTCCGCCTCCGCCAAACTGCCCGGCCAACCGGGGCTCGCCAAACGCTGGCGTCCGCTGCTGGAACCCGTGCTGGCCGAAATCGCCAACGACGAGTTGATCGTCGACCTCCGGTCAGGCTCCTATGCGGGGCTCGGCCGGATCCCGAGTGCGGTTCGGGTGCAGGTTCTTGCCGAGCACGCCGACGGTCACCGCACCGTGGTCAGCCACTTCAACAAGGCCCACAAGGGCCATCTGGCCCGTGCGCTGGTCAACTCCAGGAGTGAACCCGACAGCGCCTCCGGTGTCGCCGCAGTCGCCCGGCGCGCCGGCATGAACGTGGAACGCGACGGCGACGAACTCACCGTCGTGGTGCCCGCCTGA
- a CDS encoding MBL fold metallo-hydrolase: MTTSMTQIRSDLWQTRTDTPFPGLTTHAYLWTPGGHNALFYCPAGDADFATLESLGGVDDHYLSHQDEAGPMLTRVAERFGSRLHAPAAERETIGRHHPIDVPLSSRHIDDRGVEVIPTPGHTPGSTSYLVEGAQGRYLFTGDTVFVADDGRWSTFVIPGIGDAAAMAESLHLLASLRPDVVISSAYGARAVTVLEAGAWPACVEEALRSIPAPR; the protein is encoded by the coding sequence ATGACAACCTCGATGACCCAGATTCGGTCGGATCTTTGGCAAACCCGTACCGACACACCGTTTCCCGGATTGACCACGCATGCCTACCTGTGGACGCCGGGCGGTCACAACGCGCTGTTCTACTGCCCGGCCGGTGACGCCGACTTCGCCACGCTGGAGTCCCTCGGCGGGGTCGACGACCACTACCTGTCCCATCAGGACGAGGCCGGACCGATGCTGACCCGCGTCGCCGAGCGGTTCGGCTCCCGGTTGCATGCGCCCGCCGCCGAACGCGAGACGATCGGGCGGCACCATCCGATCGACGTGCCGCTGTCCTCCCGCCACATCGACGACCGCGGCGTGGAGGTGATCCCGACACCCGGGCACACGCCGGGCAGCACGAGCTACCTCGTCGAGGGGGCCCAGGGCCGGTACCTGTTCACCGGGGACACCGTGTTCGTCGCCGACGACGGTCGATGGTCGACGTTCGTGATCCCCGGCATCGGTGACGCCGCCGCCATGGCCGAAAGCCTGCACCTGCTGGCGAGCCTGCGGCCTGATGTCGTCATCTCCAGCGCCTACGGCGCACGAGCGGTCACCGTCCTGGAAGCGGGGGCTTGGCCGGCGTGTGTGGAGGAGGCGCTGCGGTCGATCCCGGCACCGCGCTGA
- a CDS encoding amidase, whose protein sequence is MDSSSAFELAGTDAIGQAALAASGEITAVELLEAAIARIEATRSLNAVITDLFDRGRAQAAALDESGVLRNEKAGPLAGVPFLLKDLGAALAGAREAMGSRALRDHVATETAWTVQRYLDAGLVVLGKTNTPEWGNHCTTEPLLFGPTVNPWSPAVTPGGSSGGSAAAVAAGVVPAASGGDGTGSIRVPASCCGVVGLKPRRGRASFAPDAGHGLEGLVNNHALTRTVRDCAAMLDVIAGTAPGDPYSAAVPAVSFVDAAARTPSAQRILIATSSPFPTDRIDPEVVSAVEETGRLLESLGHHLTPGAPTIDPDAVAEAVAVLHTVSNAQLHDLAENHLGRTPREDEFEPSTWVMIREGFATTGLAYANAIADIHAQTRRFAAGMTGHDVLLVPTLLTCPPPYGLLNQPRGSTRAFFDVEFATTGWTALANVTGWAAISLPLGQTSGGLPIGVQLMAPDETILLSLAGQLEEAAPWAGRTPPRWVGAAAVS, encoded by the coding sequence ATGGATTCCTCGTCGGCATTCGAACTCGCAGGTACCGATGCGATCGGGCAGGCGGCGCTGGCCGCCTCCGGTGAGATCACCGCCGTCGAATTGCTGGAAGCCGCGATCGCGAGGATCGAGGCCACGCGCAGCCTCAACGCCGTGATCACCGACCTGTTCGACCGGGGTCGCGCCCAAGCCGCCGCGCTCGACGAATCCGGGGTGCTGCGCAACGAGAAGGCCGGACCATTGGCCGGAGTGCCCTTCCTGCTCAAGGATCTCGGTGCGGCACTGGCGGGCGCTCGCGAGGCGATGGGGTCACGCGCGTTGCGCGACCATGTCGCGACGGAGACCGCGTGGACGGTACAGCGCTACCTGGATGCCGGGCTGGTCGTACTCGGCAAGACCAACACTCCGGAGTGGGGCAACCACTGCACCACCGAACCGTTGCTTTTCGGCCCGACGGTGAATCCATGGTCTCCGGCTGTGACCCCCGGCGGATCCAGCGGCGGTTCTGCCGCGGCAGTGGCCGCCGGAGTGGTTCCCGCCGCCTCCGGTGGGGACGGAACCGGTTCCATCCGCGTGCCGGCGTCATGCTGCGGCGTCGTCGGCCTCAAACCGCGGCGTGGACGTGCCTCCTTCGCTCCCGACGCCGGCCACGGTCTCGAGGGGCTGGTGAACAACCACGCGCTGACCCGTACGGTGCGCGACTGCGCGGCCATGCTCGACGTCATCGCCGGCACTGCACCTGGTGATCCTTACAGCGCCGCCGTTCCCGCCGTGTCCTTCGTCGACGCGGCCGCTCGCACCCCGTCGGCGCAGCGCATCCTCATCGCCACCTCGTCGCCGTTTCCCACCGACCGGATCGATCCCGAGGTGGTGTCGGCAGTCGAGGAAACCGGCCGGTTGTTGGAAAGCCTCGGGCATCACCTCACCCCGGGTGCTCCGACGATCGACCCCGACGCCGTCGCCGAGGCCGTCGCGGTGCTGCACACCGTCAGCAACGCGCAGTTGCACGACCTGGCCGAGAACCATCTGGGCCGCACGCCCCGAGAAGACGAGTTCGAGCCGAGCACCTGGGTGATGATCCGCGAAGGCTTCGCCACCACCGGTCTGGCCTACGCGAACGCCATCGCCGACATCCACGCCCAGACCCGCCGGTTCGCCGCGGGGATGACGGGGCACGACGTGCTGTTGGTCCCGACGCTGCTGACCTGTCCGCCGCCGTACGGACTGCTGAACCAACCACGGGGTAGCACCCGGGCGTTCTTCGACGTCGAGTTCGCCACCACCGGGTGGACCGCCCTGGCCAACGTGACCGGCTGGGCAGCGATTTCCCTGCCGCTGGGCCAGACCTCCGGCGGCCTCCCGATCGGCGTGCAGTTGATGGCCCCAGACGAAACGATCCTGCTCAGCCTGGCCGGTCAACTCGAGGAGGCGGCCCCCTGGGCCGGCCGTACCCCACCCCGATGGGTGGGCGCTGCTGCTGTGAGCTAG
- a CDS encoding glycoside hydrolase: MFAIATLMALVQQVSGTPYISGGDSPAGTDCSGLASWVSNMATGRPVYGDRFNTGNQERALLARGFKYGTQPGALVIGWNSGHTAVTLPDGTPVSSGEGGHGVRIGGGGAYQRQFNHHMYLPMEEVALPEAPADAPIDPFAPPPPAPIEQMAAPAPVDPFAPPPPPADPMAAPAPMDPFAPPPPADAMPPAAPLDGPAPIVLDVPPPPAPPAPEEPAPVAI; the protein is encoded by the coding sequence ATGTTTGCTATCGCGACGCTTATGGCGCTTGTCCAGCAGGTTTCGGGCACGCCGTACATCTCCGGTGGAGACTCCCCGGCCGGCACGGACTGCTCCGGCCTGGCCTCCTGGGTCAGCAACATGGCCACCGGCCGGCCGGTTTACGGGGACCGCTTCAACACCGGCAATCAGGAGCGCGCCCTCCTGGCTCGTGGCTTCAAGTACGGCACCCAGCCCGGTGCCTTGGTGATCGGCTGGAACAGCGGCCACACTGCCGTGACGCTCCCGGACGGCACGCCGGTGTCCTCCGGTGAAGGCGGGCACGGCGTGCGGATCGGCGGCGGCGGCGCCTACCAGCGCCAGTTCAACCACCACATGTATCTGCCCATGGAGGAAGTCGCACTGCCGGAGGCGCCTGCAGACGCGCCGATCGACCCGTTCGCACCGCCTCCGCCGGCGCCGATCGAGCAGATGGCCGCCCCGGCGCCCGTCGATCCCTTCGCACCGCCGCCACCGCCGGCCGACCCGATGGCCGCCCCGGCACCGATGGATCCGTTCGCACCGCCGCCTCCGGCCGATGCCATGCCACCGGCCGCCCCGCTCGACGGCCCGGCACCGATCGTTCTCGACGTCCCGCCGCCTCCGGCTCCCCCGGCTCCCGAGGAACCTGCCCCGGTCGCCATCTGA
- a CDS encoding alpha/beta fold hydrolase, whose amino-acid sequence MVIPIDRPKLEGNVAVGDGRQLGFAEFGDPQGRAVFWLHGTPGARRQIPTEARIYAERNHIRLIGVDRPGIGSSTPHQYDRVLDFGDDLRTIADTLGIDKMAVIGLSGGGPYTLATAAAMPDRVVAAGVLGGVAPMVGPDAISSPLMQLGAAVAPILEVAGAPIRLAASGLIRLIRPVASPALEIYARISPEGDRRMLSRPEFKAMFLDDLLNGSRKQLAAPFYDIVVFERDWGFRLDEVKVPVRWWHGDHDHIVPFAHGQHVVSRLPDAVMTELPYESHLGGLGCAEEIMGTMITMWDKASTA is encoded by the coding sequence ATGGTCATCCCGATCGATCGCCCCAAACTGGAGGGCAATGTCGCCGTCGGCGACGGCCGTCAGCTCGGCTTCGCCGAATTCGGTGATCCGCAGGGCCGTGCGGTCTTCTGGCTGCACGGCACCCCGGGTGCGCGCAGGCAGATCCCGACCGAGGCCCGGATCTACGCCGAGCGCAATCACATCCGGCTGATCGGGGTCGATCGCCCCGGCATCGGATCCTCCACCCCGCACCAGTACGACCGCGTGCTGGATTTCGGTGACGATCTACGCACCATCGCCGACACGTTGGGCATCGACAAGATGGCCGTCATCGGGCTGTCCGGCGGCGGGCCCTACACGCTGGCCACCGCGGCCGCCATGCCGGACCGGGTCGTGGCGGCCGGGGTGCTCGGCGGTGTGGCCCCGATGGTCGGCCCCGACGCGATCAGCAGTCCGCTGATGCAGCTCGGTGCGGCCGTCGCGCCCATCCTCGAGGTGGCCGGTGCGCCGATCCGGTTGGCCGCGTCCGGACTCATCCGGCTGATCCGTCCGGTCGCCTCCCCCGCCCTGGAGATCTACGCCCGGATCTCCCCCGAGGGCGACCGGCGCATGCTCAGCCGGCCGGAATTCAAGGCCATGTTCCTCGACGATCTGCTCAACGGCAGCCGCAAGCAACTGGCAGCGCCGTTCTACGACATCGTGGTGTTCGAGCGGGACTGGGGTTTCCGGCTCGACGAGGTCAAGGTTCCGGTGCGCTGGTGGCACGGCGACCATGACCACATCGTGCCGTTCGCCCACGGCCAGCATGTGGTCTCCAGATTGCCCGACGCGGTGATGACCGAACTGCCCTACGAGAGCCACCTCGGTGGTCTGGGCTGCGCCGAGGAGATCATGGGCACCATGATCACGATGTGGGACAAGGCGAGCACCGCCTGA
- a CDS encoding fructose bisphosphate aldolase, producing the protein MVNQQQADKMTTGKGFIAALDQSGGSTPKALRLYGVEESAYSSEEEMFDLIHQMRSRIITSPVFNGDRVLAAILFEQTMDRSIEGKPTATYLWEDKGVVPLLKIDKGLADAADGVQVMKPMPGLDDLLARAAKNGIFGTKERSVIGAANAEGIAAVVAQQFDVAKQVLSHGLIPIIEPEVTISISDKAEAEDLLRDEITKNLDALPADQKVMLKLTLPTQANHYQSLVEHPKVMRVVALSGGYSRDEANKLLAENTGVIASFSRALTEGLSAQQSDDEFNATLDKSIQSIFEASVAG; encoded by the coding sequence ATGGTGAATCAGCAGCAGGCCGACAAGATGACCACGGGCAAGGGCTTCATCGCCGCCCTCGACCAGAGCGGTGGATCCACCCCCAAGGCCCTGCGTCTCTACGGGGTCGAGGAGAGCGCCTACTCCTCCGAAGAAGAGATGTTCGACCTGATCCACCAGATGCGCTCGCGCATCATCACCTCCCCGGTGTTCAACGGTGACCGTGTGCTCGCGGCGATCTTGTTCGAGCAGACCATGGACCGCTCCATCGAGGGCAAGCCCACCGCGACCTACCTCTGGGAAGACAAGGGCGTGGTGCCGCTGCTCAAGATCGACAAGGGCCTGGCCGATGCCGCCGACGGCGTGCAGGTGATGAAGCCGATGCCGGGTCTGGACGATCTGCTGGCCCGCGCGGCGAAGAACGGCATCTTCGGCACCAAGGAGCGTTCGGTCATCGGCGCCGCCAATGCCGAGGGCATCGCCGCTGTGGTCGCCCAGCAGTTCGACGTGGCCAAGCAGGTGCTCTCGCACGGCCTGATCCCGATCATCGAGCCCGAGGTCACCATCTCGATCTCGGACAAGGCCGAGGCCGAGGATCTGCTCCGCGACGAGATCACCAAGAACCTCGACGCGCTGCCCGCCGACCAGAAGGTGATGCTGAAGCTGACCCTGCCGACTCAGGCCAACCACTACCAGTCGCTGGTCGAGCACCCGAAGGTGATGCGGGTCGTGGCGCTGTCGGGTGGCTACTCGCGCGACGAGGCCAACAAGCTGTTGGCAGAGAACACCGGTGTGATCGCAAGCTTCAGCCGCGCGCTGACCGAAGGATTGTCGGCCCAGCAGAGCGATGACGAGTTCAACGCCACGCTGGACAAGTCGATCCAGTCCATCTTCGAAGCCTCGGTCGCGGGCTGA
- a CDS encoding FAD-dependent oxidoreductase, whose product MEQIGKRAVVLGASMGGLLAARALADFFETVTLVERDVLPDGRDQRRGVPQGRHAHGLLSGGLQALAELFPGLPEELAADGATVLGGASLSLVSLTFGGHRLNLDGQPSRPIESYLASRPFLEAHVRDRVRAIVNVEILDGHEAVELVMDASRRVTSVLVAPRRGGTGHAITADLIVDAMGRAARTPAFLESAGFGRPDEDRIAVQVAYSSQLMRFAENSPRDRLTLVGAVPERPCGGSLFAYEEDTWLLTTAGMNGQEPPADLAGMIAFIEDLFPAETVAALRRAEPLGTVATFRYPASVRRRYERMPRFPEGLLVFGDAICSFNPVYGQGMSVAALEALALRDCLTRGADDLGRRFLRAAAGCVNTAWQMACGADLALPQIEGPRPLAVRLSNWYTERVLTAAEADPVVTEAFFRVMNLVDPPSRLVHPSIVARVARRAPHHRRREPRSAPSAPGVAART is encoded by the coding sequence ATGGAACAGATCGGCAAACGCGCGGTGGTGCTGGGCGCGAGCATGGGCGGTCTGCTGGCAGCTCGCGCACTGGCTGATTTCTTCGAGACCGTCACGCTGGTGGAGCGCGACGTCTTGCCCGACGGTCGGGATCAGCGACGCGGTGTCCCGCAGGGCCGGCACGCCCACGGGCTGCTCAGTGGCGGATTACAAGCGCTGGCAGAACTCTTTCCCGGTCTTCCCGAGGAATTGGCAGCCGACGGCGCGACGGTGCTCGGTGGCGCGAGTCTGTCGCTTGTCTCGCTGACCTTCGGTGGCCACCGGCTCAATCTCGACGGGCAGCCGTCGAGGCCCATCGAGTCGTATCTGGCCAGTAGACCTTTTCTGGAAGCCCACGTCCGAGACCGGGTGCGCGCGATCGTCAACGTCGAGATTCTCGACGGGCACGAGGCCGTCGAGTTGGTGATGGATGCCAGCCGCCGTGTGACAAGTGTCCTCGTCGCCCCGCGACGCGGCGGTACCGGGCATGCGATAACCGCCGACCTGATCGTCGATGCGATGGGCCGTGCCGCGCGAACCCCGGCGTTCTTGGAGAGCGCGGGCTTCGGGCGACCGGACGAGGACCGGATCGCGGTACAGGTGGCCTACTCCAGCCAACTGATGCGCTTCGCCGAGAACTCACCCCGTGATCGACTCACCCTCGTCGGAGCCGTACCTGAACGACCGTGCGGTGGTTCGCTTTTCGCATACGAAGAGGACACCTGGCTGCTCACCACGGCAGGGATGAACGGCCAGGAACCGCCGGCCGATCTCGCCGGGATGATCGCCTTCATCGAGGATCTGTTCCCGGCAGAAACCGTCGCGGCCTTGCGACGGGCCGAGCCACTGGGCACGGTGGCCACCTTCCGCTATCCGGCGAGTGTGCGCAGGCGCTATGAGCGCATGCCGCGCTTCCCCGAAGGACTCTTGGTGTTCGGCGATGCGATCTGCAGCTTCAACCCGGTGTACGGGCAAGGCATGTCGGTCGCCGCGCTCGAGGCGCTCGCACTGCGCGACTGCCTGACCCGGGGCGCCGACGATCTCGGTCGCCGGTTCCTGCGGGCCGCCGCCGGCTGCGTCAACACGGCGTGGCAGATGGCCTGTGGTGCCGACCTGGCGCTGCCGCAGATCGAGGGTCCCCGCCCGCTCGCGGTGCGGCTGTCGAACTGGTACACCGAGCGGGTACTCACGGCTGCCGAGGCTGATCCCGTGGTGACCGAGGCGTTCTTCCGGGTGATGAACCTGGTCGATCCGCCCAGCCGGCTGGTGCACCCGTCAATCGTGGCCCGGGTCGCGCGCCGCGCTCCGCACCACCGGCGCCGCGAGCCGCGTTCCGCGCCTTCGGCGCCCGGCGTCGCGGCCCGCACCTGA